From a region of the Helicobacter hepaticus ATCC 51449 genome:
- a CDS encoding arsenic transporter has product MDFMAFSLFILTMLLIYWRPLNLPLWVFSTLGAVGAYLFNVVNLDDIWRVWAMVWDSTLTLIGLILLTLAFETLGFFDFLALLLIRILSQKGEKQSLSSARFYIFLVLFSAFLSAFFANDGAILILTPLILTLFKVHNTKVFFTPLIVFLFLVSFVSDFASNTFVISNLTNIITAHFFEIPSLRFSVLMFLPQIVVICGIVGFWYIVRRILPPRLEFRDLQSDISKGCIIFCFALLLLLVFGIAFAHKLGIPLSSFTFLCAILALLYGKIKGQLGIFSCFKNAPFGIVLFSLGLFVVVFGLKNGGVLQILSDNLSLFVSLPKEWQIVSMGLGSGVGSSVINNLPMVMLGNLALADFKAYLNEAQESLIIAHLLGCNIGSKLTPIGSLATLLWLERLKGYGIRISFMRYMAVAFVVTLPVLFLGLFGLIWGYYFYV; this is encoded by the coding sequence ATGGATTTTATGGCTTTTAGTCTTTTTATACTCACAATGCTTCTTATTTATTGGCGTCCTTTAAATCTTCCTTTGTGGGTGTTTAGCACTTTAGGAGCTGTAGGCGCTTATTTATTCAATGTAGTGAATTTGGACGATATTTGGCGTGTATGGGCAATGGTGTGGGATAGCACACTTACACTCATTGGACTTATCCTTCTTACTCTCGCGTTTGAAACATTAGGATTTTTTGATTTCCTTGCATTATTACTTATCCGAATCTTAAGTCAAAAGGGTGAGAAACAAAGCTTAAGTAGCGCAAGATTCTATATTTTTCTTGTGCTTTTTAGTGCTTTTTTAAGTGCGTTTTTTGCAAACGATGGTGCTATTTTAATCCTCACACCTTTAATCCTCACACTTTTTAAAGTGCATAATACAAAGGTATTTTTCACGCCTTTAATTGTATTTTTGTTTCTTGTAAGCTTTGTGAGTGATTTTGCTTCAAATACCTTTGTTATTTCTAATCTCACAAACATTATCACCGCGCATTTTTTTGAGATTCCCTCACTCCGCTTTAGCGTGCTTATGTTTTTGCCCCAAATTGTTGTGATTTGTGGGATTGTAGGATTTTGGTATATAGTGAGGAGAATCTTGCCTCCTAGACTTGAATTTAGGGATTTGCAAAGTGATATTTCTAAAGGTTGCATTATCTTTTGTTTTGCCCTGCTACTCCTTCTTGTGTTTGGTATTGCTTTTGCGCATAAATTAGGTATTCCACTCTCAAGTTTTACATTTCTATGTGCGATTTTGGCATTGCTTTATGGCAAGATAAAAGGGCAGCTAGGGATATTCTCTTGTTTTAAAAACGCACCCTTTGGTATAGTATTATTTTCTCTTGGGCTATTTGTTGTCGTTTTTGGGCTTAAAAATGGCGGTGTGTTGCAGATTCTAAGTGATAATCTGTCGTTGTTTGTCTCGTTGCCAAAAGAATGGCAGATTGTAAGTATGGGGCTTGGAAGTGGTGTTGGCAGTAGTGTGATAAACAATCTGCCTATGGTAATGCTTGGTAATCTCGCACTTGCAGATTTTAAAGCATATTTGAATGAGGCGCAGGAAAGTCTTATCATCGCACATTTGCTTGGTTGCAATATTGGCTCGAAACTCACACCCATAGGCTCACTTGCAACTTTACTTTGGCTTGAAAGGTTAAAAGGCTATGGAATCCGCATTAGTTTTATGCGTTATATGGCAGTGGCGTTTGTAGTTACTCTACCTGTGCTATTTTTAGGATTGTTCGGGCTGATTTGGGGATATTATTTTTATGTTTGA